Below is a genomic region from Billgrantia tianxiuensis.
AACTCGAGGTCGACGCCCTCCAGCACCGCAAGCGGACCCTGGGGCGTGGCGTAGGTCTTGTAAACCTGGCGAAATTCGAGCATGGCGGCTCCCGTCGACATTGCAGCGATGATGCCAGGGTTGCAGAGTATCCAACCAAGGCAGCGAGTAACTTACCATGAGCTCGCGGCCCGATGTCGCCAGGCCGAAGCCGGAGGGAGGCGAGCGTGACCGTCACGGTATCCATGCATTTCGTCAACGAGCTGTTCCGCGGGGTGCCCGAGAGCGAGGCGGCCCGCGAGGGCTATCTCGCTCGTGCGGGCATCTCGCCGTTCCTGCTCACTGCGCCCCACGGGCGAGTGACCGTGGAGCAGTTCGCCACGCTCTACCGGCTGCTGGTCAACGCGTACGACGACGAGACGCCGGGCTTCTTCGCCCGGCCGCTGCGCAGCGGCACGCTCAAGCTGCTGTGCCTGAGCGTGCTGGAGGCGCCCACGCTGAAGGTGGCGCTGCATCGCTATACGCTGTTCTTCCGCATCGTGCTGGACGACTTCGGCTATGAGTATCGCGTCGAGGACGGGCTGGCGCGGGTGGCGCTGGTGGAGCATCGGCCGCCGGCGGGCAGCCGTATCCTGGTGCACGAGCTGATGCTCAAGCTGTTCCACGGTATCGCTTCGTGGATGGTCGCACGCAAGATCCCTCCGGTGATGATGGAGTGCGCCTACGCGCAGCCATCCCACAGCGCCGACTATCTCTACTTCTATCCGGGCAAGGTGAGCTTCGAGCGCGAGCAGACCGCCATCTACTTCGATGCCGCCCTGCTAGAGCAGCCGATCCGGCAGACCAAGAAGCACCTGGGCGCTTTCCTGCGCCGGGCACCAGCCGACTGGTTCTACGTTTCCTTCGAAGACCGTCTGGTGTCGCACCGCGTACGCGAGCACCTTTCGCGCCATCTGGCTACCTCGGGCTCGGTGCATGACGTGGCCCGGGCGCTGCACATGTCGGTGCGCACCCTGTCGCGGCGGCTGGCCGCCGAGGGCACTCACTTCCAGGCGGTGAAGGACGAGTTTCGGCGCGATTTCGCCATTCAGGCCCTGACCCGCAGCGAGCGACCGCTGCTGGCCATCGCCGACGAGCTGGGCTTTCAGGACCTGGCCTGCTTCAGCCGTGCCTTCAAGGGGTGGACGGGAAACTCGCCCGCCGCCTACCGGCGGGCGAGCGCGTCCCTGCTCCAGAGCGCCTGAATCCGCGCCGTCAGGCCGGCTCGACCTTGGCCTGGTCCCGTGCCAGTTCCTCGTGCCGGGTCATGCGGCGGTAGAAGAGCGTGGCAATGGTGGAGTTGATGACGATGAACAGCGAGTACATCACCGGCATCAGCAGGATCAGCTGCTGGGTTTCGTCGGCGAAGGTCATGATCACGATCAGCGCCGCCAGCGGACCGTTCTGAATGCCGGTCTCCAGCGATACCGTTCTCGCCTTCTGTGGGTTCAGCCGCAGCGCGCGGGAGAACAGGTAGCCGAAGGCGAAGCCGATCAGGCCCACCAGAATGACCGCGGCATAGACCTCCCAGCCGGTCTCCACCAGCAGACGCCAGTTCCTGGGCACCCAGGTGACCACCAGGAAGAGGATGACGATGGCACCGAGGATGCCCCCCATCAGCTCGATGACAGCGCCGACGTTGGAGTTCCTGCGCCGCAGCCACATGCCGATGAGGGTAGGGATCAGCAGCACGAAGAGCAGCCGGGCGATCTGATCCGGCGGAATGCGGAAGGCATCGTCGATTCCCTGGGTGTACAGCTCCATCAGCAGGGGCACCATGATGAAACCGGCCAGGGTGGAGCAGATGGTCATCATGATGCTCAGGCTGAGCAGGCTTTTCGAGAAGTAGGCGAAGATGTTGGACGTGGTACCGCCCGGCATGCAGCCCACCAGTATCAGGCCCACCGTTTGCTCAGGAGTCAGATTCAGAATCCGCGACAGGACGAAGGCGATCAACGGCATCAGCATGTACTGGGAGGCGAACCCCACACCGACGGCCTGCGGGTGGCGCAGGGCCAGCCTGAAGTCCTTGAAGGTCAGCGACGACCCCATGCCGAACATGATGATCACCATCATGAGGGAGAGCAGGGTCTCTTCCAATGGGCTCAGCATTCGTTATGCTCCAGCGTCTCGTTGTTATTGAGTCGTTGTTATCGGCTCTGCTACGCAACCCATGAGAGTCAACCGCCAGTGGCTGCGGCTCGCACTTCCTTGCGCAGTACCTTGCCGACGGGGGTCTTGGGCAGCTCGTCCCAGAACACCACCTTTTTCGGCACCTTGTAGGCCGCCAGTTCCTGTTTGCAATGCGCGATGACGTCCTTCTCGCTGATGCCTTCTTCGCGCAGCACCACATAGGCATGCACGGCCTCTCCGGTCTGGGCATCGGCGACCCCGATCACCGCCGACTCCTGCACCTGAGGGATACGGGCGATGCAGTCTTCGACCTCGTTGGGGTAGACGTTGAAGCCACTGACCAGAATCATGTCCTTCTTGCGGTCGACGATGCGGAAGTGGCCGTCCTCGCTCATCATGGCGATGTCGCCGGTGTAGAACCAGCCATCCTTGAGGGCGTTGGCGGTTTCCTCGGGGCGGTTCCAGTAGCCCTTCATCACCTGCGGCCCGCGCACGATGATTTCACCCGGTTCACCGACCGCTACCGGCTCGTCCTGATCGTCGACGATGCGCACATCGGTATCCGGAGCGGGTATGCCGATGGAATCCGGGCGCTCCTGGCCGATGGGGTTGAAGCAGATCACGGGGGAGGTTTCCGTCAGGCCGTAGCCTTCGACGATGGGGCTGCCCACCACGCTGCGCCAACGCTCGGCGACCGCCTTGTGCAGCGCGGTGCCGCCGGCCAGCGCCACCTTCATGGAGCGGGGCGGGTAGACGGTGAACCACTCTTCGTTCAGCAGGGCGTTGTAAAGCGTGTTGACGCCCGAGATCCAGGAGATGTCGTAGTTGTCGAAGGCGCGCTGGCAGTTCTGGATCGGCCGCGGATTGGGCACCAGAACGTTGTGCGCGCCCTTGTGGTAAAAGGCCAGCAGGTTCACGGTGAAGGCAAAGATGTGGTAGATCGGCAGCGCCGTCAGGATGCACTCCTTGCCGGGCTCGATGTGACTGCCGGCCACCGAATCGACCTGCTCCAGGTTGCTGATCAGGTTGCCGTGGGTCAGCTCGGCGCCCTTGCTGACCCCGGTGGTGCCCCCCGTGTACTGCAGCAAGGCGGTATCCGAACGGGTCAGATGCTGCCAGTACTGGTGGACGTCGATACCGGCGGCCTTCGCCTGCCGTCCTTTTGCCAGGGCCTGATCGATGGTGTGAACGTCCAGCCGATGCCTGGGAATCACTCGGTTCCAATACTTGAGCACTAGCTGCAAGACCCCTTTCACCACGGGTGGGAACCATTGGGCAACGGAGGTGACCACCACCTGTCTGATGCCCGTCTGCTCGATGATGGCCTCCAGCTTGTCGACGAACATGTCGACGATGACCAGGGCCTGGGCGCCGCTGTCGTTGAATTGGTGCGCCATCTCCCGCTTGGTGTAGAGCGGATTGACGTTCACCAGGATGCAGCCGGCCTTGAGAATACCGAAGGCCACCACGGGCAGCGTCAAGCAGTTGGGCATCTGCACGGCCACGCGGGTGCCGGCTTCCAATTGGAGACATTCGCGCAGGTAAACGGCGAAGGCATCCGACATCTCTTCCACTTCGGCGTAGGTCAGGCGGCCGTTCATGCCGTTGGGCATGCAGGTGGTGAAGGCGAGCTGCTGGCTGTAGTTCTGTCCGGCAGCCTGAATGAGTGCCGGCAGGTTATCGTGCAGGTGGTGACTGGCAGTGGCTTCACCGGTTTCAGGTCGGACGGCGAGGTAATGGCTCATCCAGGGTTTGTTATCGTAATACTGAACGTTCGACATGAATGGCCTCTCGTGGGTGGTCTGGCTGCTGCGCAGGGTGGTCGCTCCTGCTCTGAGTGCAGCGACTCAGACCTTTTTATTATCTTCTTACAGTAACCAGCTCTGCGGTTGAACGACAGTTGAACAGCAATAATGAAAGGGCCGCCCGGGCGGCCCTTGCTCCCTCCGCTGTCTGATTCACACCTCCTGGCGAATGCGCTTCTTGTCGAGCTTGCCCACGCTGGTCTTGGGAATCTCATCGACGAAGCGAACGAACGACGGGATCGCCCAACGGTTGATGCGGCCCTCGTCGACGAAGCGCTGCAGGAAGGCCTGGACCTCCTCCGCCTGGGGCGGGTAGTTGAGATCGCTGGGCACTGCCAGCGCTGCGGGGCGCTCGCCCCACTTCTCGTCGGGTACGCCGATCACCGCCACCTCAGAGATACCCGGGCACTGGCCGATCAGGTTCTCCAGCTCCAGCGAGGAAATCCACTCACCGCCGGTCTTGATCACGTCCTTGATGCGGTCGCGGATCTGCAGGAAACCGCGCTCGTCGAGTACCGCCACGTCGCCGGTATGCAGCCAGCCGTCGCGCCACAGCTCCTCGCTGCGGGTCTCCTCCTTGTAGTAGCCCTGGGTCAGCCAGGGGGCGCGCACGCGCACCTCGCCCACGCTTTCTCCATCGTGGGGCAGTGGGGTGCCGCTCTCGTCGACCACCTGGAGATGCACCAAGGGTACGGGCACGCCGGCCTTGCAGCGCCACGGCAGTTGGGTCGCGAAGTCGGCCTCGTTGATGTCCCGGGGCAGGATGTCGGCGGTGAGCAGCGGACAGGTTTCGGACATGCCGTAGGCGCTGCGAGTATCGATGCCCAGCTCCCAGGCTTTCTGCGCCAGCGGCTGAGTCAGGGCGCTGCCGCCCACCAGTACCTTCCAGCCGGAGAGACCGACCTTGCCGGAAGCGATCGCCTCGGCGCTTACCACCATGTTGAGCAGGGTCGGCACGCAGTGGGAGAAGTCGACCTTCTCGCCCACCAGCAGCTTGACCAGCATGTCGGGCTCGTAGCGCCCGGGGTAGACCTGGGTGGCGCCCATCAGCGTGGCGGTGTAGGGCACGCCCCACGCATGCACGTGGAACATCGGCGTGATCGGCATGTACACCTTGTCGCGGTTGAGCAGCTCGAAGCCCGGGGTCTGGAAGGCGTTGGCCTCGCCCAGGGTGTGCAGGACCAACTGGCGATGAGTGAAGAACACCCCCTTCGGGTTGCCGGTGGTGCCGGTGGTGTAGAACAGCGTGGCCACCGCGTTCTCGTCGAAGGTGGGGAAATCGTAATGGCTAGGCTGTGTGGTCAGCAGCGCCTCGTATTCGCCCACCAGGTTCAACGAACTCTGAACCTCGGCTGGCGCGTCCTGGCACAGCAGGTAGCCACGAATGCGCGGCAGACGCGTTGCCAAGGGCTCGAGCAGCGGCACGAAGTCCTCATGCACTAGTACGAAATCGTCCTCGGCGTGCTCCATGGTGTAGTGGATCTGCTCCGGCGACAGGCGCACGTTCACGGTGTGCAGCACTGCGCCCAGCATGGGAATGGCGAAGAACGCCTCCAGGTAGCGGTGGCTGTCCCAGTCGAGCACCGCCACCACGTCACCGGCCTTGACGCCCTGGGCGCTGAGCGCATGGGCAAGCTGATGGACCCGCTCGCGGAAGCGGCGGTAGCCGTGGCGGCTCAGGTCGCGATAGACGATCTGGTTGTCGCCGGCCATGCGCACGCCGGAGTCGAGCAGCTCGCCGATCAGCAGCGGTGGGTTGGTGGCGGAGGGCGTGGCGGGCAGAATCTTCGGCGTGACGGTGTTCATCTACGTCTCCTTGTATTTGTTTTCACTCTGCGGCAGGTTGCGCCTCGATCAGGCGCAGCGTTCGATGAGCAGCGCGATGCCCTGGCCGCCGCCGATGCACAGCGTGATCAGCCCGTAGCGACCGCCGGTGCGCTCCAGTTCGGCCAGCGCCTTGATGGTCAGAATGGCGCCGGTGGCGCCGACGGGATGCCCCAACCCCACGGCACCGCCGTTGGGATTGAGCCGCTCGGCGGGGAAGTCGAGTTCCTGCGCCACCGCCATGGCCTGGGCGGCGAAGGCCTCGTTGGACTCGATCACGTCGATGTCGGCGATGGTGAGGCCCGCCTCGTCGAGGCAGCGGCGCACGGCAGGAATCGGCCCCAGGCCCATCAGGCCGGGTTCGACCCCGGCGGTGCTGGCACAGATCAGCCGTGCACGCGGCGCAAGACCGCGCCTGCTGGCCTCGTCGGCATAGGCCAGCACCAGGCTGGCGGCGCCGTCGTTGATGCCCGAGGCGTTGCCGGCGGTGACCACCCCCTCCTTGGCGAAGGCGGGCTTGAGCCGGGCGAGGTCCTCAAGCGTGACGCCGTCGCGCACGTGCTCGTCACGCGCGAACTGGCGCTCGTTCTTACCCTCGCGCACCGTGACCGGCACGATCTGCCCGTCGAAGCGGCCCTCGGCGATGGCACGGGCGGCCTTCCGGTGGCTCTCCAGGGCGAAGCGGTCGATGGCCTCGCGCTCGAGCCCGCAGCGCTTGGCGATGTTCTCGGCGGTCACGCCCATGTGGCCGCTGCCGAAGGGGTCGCTGAGCACGCCCAGGGTCAGGTCGGTGACGCTGGCGTGGCCCATGCGCAGGCCGTTGCGCGCCTGGGGCGGCAGCAGGTAGGCGCCGCGACTCATCGACTCGGCGCCGCCGGCCAGTGCCAGGCGGCTGTCGCCGAGCACGATCTGCTGTGCCGCCGAGAGGATCGCCTGCACGCCGGAGCCGCACAGGCGATTGACGTTGAATGCCGCTGCGCCCTCGGGCACGCCGGCTTCCAGGGCGATGTGGCGCGCCAGGTAGGCGTCCTGCGGTCCGGTGGTGATGATGTGGCCGTAGACGGCATGGTCGATGGCGCCGGCTTCGAGGCCGGCGCGAGCCAGCGCCTCGCGGGCGGTGACGGTGCCCAGCTCATGGGGAGCGAGCCCGGCCAGGCTGCCGCCGAAGCTGCCGATGGCGGTGCGGGCGCTGCCGAGAATGACGACGGAATCGAGCCGCATGAGATTCTCCTGTCTTGGATCTTGTGAGCGATCAGGGCGCGTCGCTCTTGCCGAGCAGCGAGCGAGCGATCACTTCCTTCATGATTTCCGAGGTACCGGCGTAGAGGGTCTGCACGCGGGCATCCAGGTAGAAGCGTGAAATCGGGTACTCCCGGGTATAACCGTAGCCGCCGAACAGCTGCAGGCAGGCATCGATGGTGCGGCACTGCATCTCGCTGAGCTGGAGCTTGAGGATGGCGGCATCGGTGCCGTTCATCTCCCCCTGGCGGTACTTGGCCACGCACTGCTCGAAGTAGGCGCGGCCCATGTCGATCTGGGCGCGCACCTCGGCCAGGGTGAAGCGGGTGTTCTGGAACTCGCCCACGGCGCGACCGAAGGCGCGGCGCTCGCGCACGTAGTCGAGGGTCAGCGCCAGCGCACCCTCCATGGCGCCCAAGGCCTGAGCCGCCACGCCGAGGCGCTCGCGGGGCAGCTCCTGCATCAGGTAGGCAAAGCCGGCGCCGGCCTCGCCGAGCAGGGCCTCTTCCGGCAGGCGC
It encodes:
- a CDS encoding AMP-binding protein gives rise to the protein MSNVQYYDNKPWMSHYLAVRPETGEATASHHLHDNLPALIQAAGQNYSQQLAFTTCMPNGMNGRLTYAEVEEMSDAFAVYLRECLQLEAGTRVAVQMPNCLTLPVVAFGILKAGCILVNVNPLYTKREMAHQFNDSGAQALVIVDMFVDKLEAIIEQTGIRQVVVTSVAQWFPPVVKGVLQLVLKYWNRVIPRHRLDVHTIDQALAKGRQAKAAGIDVHQYWQHLTRSDTALLQYTGGTTGVSKGAELTHGNLISNLEQVDSVAGSHIEPGKECILTALPIYHIFAFTVNLLAFYHKGAHNVLVPNPRPIQNCQRAFDNYDISWISGVNTLYNALLNEEWFTVYPPRSMKVALAGGTALHKAVAERWRSVVGSPIVEGYGLTETSPVICFNPIGQERPDSIGIPAPDTDVRIVDDQDEPVAVGEPGEIIVRGPQVMKGYWNRPEETANALKDGWFYTGDIAMMSEDGHFRIVDRKKDMILVSGFNVYPNEVEDCIARIPQVQESAVIGVADAQTGEAVHAYVVLREEGISEKDVIAHCKQELAAYKVPKKVVFWDELPKTPVGKVLRKEVRAAATGG
- a CDS encoding bile acid:sodium symporter family protein; translated protein: MLSPLEETLLSLMMVIIMFGMGSSLTFKDFRLALRHPQAVGVGFASQYMLMPLIAFVLSRILNLTPEQTVGLILVGCMPGGTTSNIFAYFSKSLLSLSIMMTICSTLAGFIMVPLLMELYTQGIDDAFRIPPDQIARLLFVLLIPTLIGMWLRRRNSNVGAVIELMGGILGAIVILFLVVTWVPRNWRLLVETGWEVYAAVILVGLIGFAFGYLFSRALRLNPQKARTVSLETGIQNGPLAALIVIMTFADETQQLILLMPVMYSLFIVINSTIATLFYRRMTRHEELARDQAKVEPA
- a CDS encoding AraC family transcriptional regulator, which encodes MTVTVSMHFVNELFRGVPESEAAREGYLARAGISPFLLTAPHGRVTVEQFATLYRLLVNAYDDETPGFFARPLRSGTLKLLCLSVLEAPTLKVALHRYTLFFRIVLDDFGYEYRVEDGLARVALVEHRPPAGSRILVHELMLKLFHGIASWMVARKIPPVMMECAYAQPSHSADYLYFYPGKVSFEREQTAIYFDAALLEQPIRQTKKHLGAFLRRAPADWFYVSFEDRLVSHRVREHLSRHLATSGSVHDVARALHMSVRTLSRRLAAEGTHFQAVKDEFRRDFAIQALTRSERPLLAIADELGFQDLACFSRAFKGWTGNSPAAYRRASASLLQSA
- a CDS encoding fatty acid--CoA ligase — protein: MNTVTPKILPATPSATNPPLLIGELLDSGVRMAGDNQIVYRDLSRHGYRRFRERVHQLAHALSAQGVKAGDVVAVLDWDSHRYLEAFFAIPMLGAVLHTVNVRLSPEQIHYTMEHAEDDFVLVHEDFVPLLEPLATRLPRIRGYLLCQDAPAEVQSSLNLVGEYEALLTTQPSHYDFPTFDENAVATLFYTTGTTGNPKGVFFTHRQLVLHTLGEANAFQTPGFELLNRDKVYMPITPMFHVHAWGVPYTATLMGATQVYPGRYEPDMLVKLLVGEKVDFSHCVPTLLNMVVSAEAIASGKVGLSGWKVLVGGSALTQPLAQKAWELGIDTRSAYGMSETCPLLTADILPRDINEADFATQLPWRCKAGVPVPLVHLQVVDESGTPLPHDGESVGEVRVRAPWLTQGYYKEETRSEELWRDGWLHTGDVAVLDERGFLQIRDRIKDVIKTGGEWISSLELENLIGQCPGISEVAVIGVPDEKWGERPAALAVPSDLNYPPQAEEVQAFLQRFVDEGRINRWAIPSFVRFVDEIPKTSVGKLDKKRIRQEV
- the bktB gene encoding beta-ketothiolase BktB, giving the protein MRLDSVVILGSARTAIGSFGGSLAGLAPHELGTVTAREALARAGLEAGAIDHAVYGHIITTGPQDAYLARHIALEAGVPEGAAAFNVNRLCGSGVQAILSAAQQIVLGDSRLALAGGAESMSRGAYLLPPQARNGLRMGHASVTDLTLGVLSDPFGSGHMGVTAENIAKRCGLEREAIDRFALESHRKAARAIAEGRFDGQIVPVTVREGKNERQFARDEHVRDGVTLEDLARLKPAFAKEGVVTAGNASGINDGAASLVLAYADEASRRGLAPRARLICASTAGVEPGLMGLGPIPAVRRCLDEAGLTIADIDVIESNEAFAAQAMAVAQELDFPAERLNPNGGAVGLGHPVGATGAILTIKALAELERTGGRYGLITLCIGGGQGIALLIERCA